From Armatimonadota bacterium, the proteins below share one genomic window:
- a CDS encoding NAD/NADP octopine/nopaline dehydrogenase family protein codes for MAKEPVTNEAGARPRFCVLGAGHGGTAMAAHLALMGFQTNLFNRSEERLLPIKLMGGIELLRTEGDVVPHGTARLHCVTTDIAEALPDSDVLMVAVPATGHRFMAEACASHLRNGHIVVLNPGRTGGALEFSHILRRRGVTADVVVAEAQTFIYASRCVNPAQVQILRVKNSIPVAALPAYRTPEVVQALRPAFPQFAPGDNVIKTSLDNIGAVFHPTVTVLNAARIESTHGDFEYYIDGVTESVSRVLEALDAERVGVAAAMGFNAITARQWLYLAYDAAGKTLHQAMRANPGYYGIKGPYRLDHRYLNEDVPMSLVPIASLGDMLGVETPTIDAAIHLAGLLNGCDYWAEGRTVERLGLAGLSLKQIRELVLEGLPTVSGAPPTHDQA; via the coding sequence ATGGCGAAAGAGCCGGTTACGAACGAAGCTGGAGCGCGCCCGCGCTTCTGCGTGCTGGGCGCGGGCCACGGCGGCACCGCCATGGCCGCCCACCTGGCGCTGATGGGCTTCCAGACCAACCTCTTCAACCGCAGCGAAGAGCGGCTGCTGCCGATCAAGCTCATGGGCGGCATCGAGCTGCTGCGCACCGAGGGCGACGTCGTGCCCCACGGCACGGCTCGCCTCCACTGCGTGACCACCGACATCGCCGAGGCGTTGCCGGACAGCGACGTACTGATGGTAGCGGTGCCGGCCACCGGCCATCGCTTCATGGCCGAGGCCTGCGCCTCCCACCTGCGCAACGGCCACATCGTCGTCCTCAATCCGGGGCGCACCGGCGGCGCGCTGGAGTTCTCCCACATCCTGCGCCGGCGCGGGGTTACCGCCGATGTCGTCGTCGCCGAGGCGCAGACCTTCATCTACGCCAGCCGCTGCGTCAACCCGGCGCAGGTGCAGATCTTACGCGTCAAGAACAGCATTCCCGTCGCCGCGCTCCCGGCCTATCGCACGCCGGAGGTGGTCCAGGCGCTGCGCCCGGCGTTTCCCCAGTTCGCGCCCGGCGACAACGTCATCAAGACCAGCCTCGACAATATCGGCGCCGTGTTTCATCCGACGGTGACGGTGCTCAACGCCGCGCGCATCGAGAGCACCCACGGCGACTTCGAGTACTACATAGACGGGGTGACGGAATCGGTATCGCGGGTGCTGGAGGCGCTTGACGCCGAGCGGGTCGGGGTCGCCGCCGCCATGGGCTTCAACGCGATCACCGCGCGCCAGTGGCTGTACCTGGCTTATGACGCGGCGGGCAAGACCCTGCACCAGGCGATGCGCGCCAATCCCGGCTACTACGGCATCAAGGGACCTTACCGCCTCGACCACCGCTACCTCAACGAGGACGTCCCCATGAGCCTGGTGCCGATCGCCTCCCTGGGCGACATGCTGGGGGTCGAGACCCCGACCATTGACGCGGCCATCCATCTCGCAGGCCTGCTCAACGGGTGTGACTACTGGGCCGAGGGGCGGACGGTGGAACGGCTGGGGCTGGCCGGGCTGAGCCTGAAGCAGATCCGGGAGCTGGTGCTGGAGGGGCTGCCTACCGTTTCCGGGGCGCCCCCTACCCACGACCAGGCGTGA
- a CDS encoding DUF2723 domain-containing protein, with translation MSGGIESSPRLRRLALRAGLPVAVGLSLFACYWLTLAPTITEGDSGELVTAVHTMGIAHPTGYPLYLIVGKLFDLLPLGEPARRVALLSAASAAASGGLVCWVLISITCSGPAGLLGGLLAGLNWWVWQQANQPEVYAFNLLMVWLVITMFVRWSEDPTPRRLNVLAFFCGLALTHHRSAIFFAAPLLLWAVVNARPLHARALLRAAGYGALPLLLYLWLPLRSATHPFLNWGNTSASLRYFWDHISASLYYRYVFAEPPDQALTYTRLQFVRMWVQFRWAGLLLTAVGVVGLLRSPRQRPLAVGLIAGFALIGTWAAFYAVPDKDVFYMPSAVVVSAWCGAGAAFVLRAAGKLKISPAVQRLVPIAGAAVALALPLDILMTCWRSADRSQQYRVLDAATISFAGIPGDAVLLLSGDEPKSGALYYYHVLGHRPQPQLLGAEMIVYPWYEPLLSDPGLRAVVADARLIAPQQRLPWLARSIRSSVDPRRSLYTNIPLDEVPPGYVLLTDALIQRVVLPPGIPQAADGPGARPLLEFPGGAGSLVSVATPTEAARGEPFTVTAAVRWKAAARPQGDLQFLFVHSDLAQQVATSGPDAAPERSQMRRAVPVLFAATMPPSKPGRHYEQSFNALVPRRNVAGRYQVFVRLQQGNNHTPFVSAGSISVR, from the coding sequence GTGTCCGGCGGCATCGAATCCTCCCCGCGTCTGCGCCGGCTCGCCCTGAGGGCGGGCCTGCCCGTGGCCGTCGGCCTATCGCTGTTCGCCTGCTATTGGCTCACCCTCGCCCCTACCATCACCGAAGGCGACTCCGGCGAACTCGTCACCGCCGTGCATACGATGGGGATCGCGCACCCCACGGGCTATCCTCTGTATCTGATCGTCGGCAAGCTGTTCGACCTGCTGCCGCTGGGCGAGCCGGCGCGCAGGGTCGCGTTGCTGAGCGCGGCGTCGGCCGCAGCCAGCGGCGGCCTGGTATGCTGGGTTCTGATCAGCATTACCTGCAGCGGCCCAGCGGGGCTGCTCGGCGGGCTGCTGGCGGGCTTGAACTGGTGGGTGTGGCAGCAGGCCAACCAGCCGGAGGTATACGCGTTTAACCTGCTGATGGTGTGGCTGGTGATCACGATGTTCGTCCGCTGGTCGGAAGACCCGACACCGCGCCGCCTCAACGTGTTGGCATTCTTCTGCGGCCTGGCGCTGACCCACCACCGCTCTGCGATCTTCTTTGCCGCGCCCCTGCTACTGTGGGCCGTCGTCAACGCGCGCCCGCTGCACGCGCGCGCGTTGCTGCGCGCCGCCGGCTACGGCGCCTTGCCGTTACTGCTTTACCTGTGGCTGCCCTTGCGCTCGGCGACGCACCCATTTCTAAACTGGGGCAACACCAGCGCCAGCCTGCGCTACTTCTGGGATCACATCAGCGCCAGCCTCTATTACCGCTACGTCTTCGCCGAGCCGCCGGACCAGGCGCTGACGTACACCCGCCTGCAGTTCGTGCGCATGTGGGTGCAGTTTCGCTGGGCCGGTCTCCTCCTCACCGCGGTGGGCGTGGTCGGCCTGCTGCGGTCACCGCGCCAGCGGCCATTGGCGGTCGGCCTCATCGCAGGCTTTGCCTTGATCGGCACGTGGGCGGCGTTCTACGCCGTTCCGGACAAGGACGTCTTCTACATGCCGAGCGCGGTGGTGGTGAGCGCGTGGTGCGGGGCGGGGGCGGCGTTTGTGCTGCGAGCGGCGGGCAAGCTCAAGATCAGCCCCGCGGTCCAACGCCTGGTGCCGATTGCGGGGGCGGCGGTTGCGCTTGCGTTGCCGCTCGACATACTGATGACCTGCTGGAGATCGGCGGACCGCAGCCAGCAGTACAGGGTCCTGGATGCGGCCACGATAAGCTTTGCGGGCATCCCCGGCGACGCGGTGCTGCTGCTCAGCGGCGATGAGCCCAAGAGCGGCGCTCTCTACTACTACCACGTCCTAGGTCATCGCCCGCAGCCGCAGTTGTTGGGCGCGGAGATGATCGTCTATCCGTGGTATGAGCCGCTGCTGTCCGACCCCGGCCTCCGCGCAGTGGTAGCCGACGCGCGACTCATCGCCCCCCAGCAGCGGCTGCCGTGGCTGGCTCGGAGCATCCGCAGCAGTGTGGATCCCCGTCGCTCCCTGTACACCAATATTCCGCTCGATGAAGTGCCCCCAGGCTATGTGCTGCTTACGGACGCACTGATTCAGCGCGTGGTGCTGCCTCCGGGAATCCCTCAGGCAGCGGACGGCCCCGGCGCGCGCCCGCTGCTGGAGTTCCCCGGCGGCGCCGGGAGCCTGGTGAGCGTTGCCACGCCGACGGAGGCCGCGCGCGGAGAGCCGTTCACGGTCACCGCGGCTGTGCGCTGGAAAGCAGCCGCGCGCCCGCAAGGCGACCTGCAGTTCCTATTTGTCCACTCCGACCTCGCGCAGCAGGTAGCGACAAGCGGCCCCGACGCCGCGCCTGAGCGGTCGCAGATGCGGCGAGCGGTGCCCGTGCTGTTCGCAGCGACGATGCCGCCGAGCAAGCCAGGCCGGCATTATGAGCAGAGCTTCAACGCCCTGGTCCCGCGCCGCAACGTGGCCGGGCGCTATCAGGTATTCGTCCGGTTGCAGCAGGGCAATAACCATACGCCGTTTGTATCGGCGGGAAGCATCTCCGTGCGCTGA